Proteins co-encoded in one Pseudomonas fluorescens genomic window:
- a CDS encoding TonB-dependent copper receptor gives MSRFSAVPRPGCAPASFALNESRVRFRHATAVLCGVLLSPLVHADEHTGHADELSPTVITAIAPSSPLTIVTNPKDPRQPVPASDGGDYLKTIPGFALVRNGGTNGDPVLRGMFGSRLNILTNGSMMLGACPGRMDAPTSYISPETYDKLTVIKGPQTVLYGPGASAGTILFDREPESFGELGTRVNASVLAGSHGRFDKVVDAAAGGSLGYVRVIGNTAQSDDYRDGNNDIVASRYDKWNGDVALGWTPDADTLIELTAGKGDGEARYAGRGMDGSQFLRESLGLRFEKSNITDVLEKLEAQVYYNYADHVMDNYTLRTPSGTGMMAGPMASNVDRRTLGARIKATWRWADIQLITGLDAQTNEHRQRSGMGIDTYKDQPYTKDADFHNYGVFSEMTWYAADRDRLITGARVDRASAKDYRQTTGSGMMSRPNPTAGDTRADTLPSGFIRYEHDLADSPTTLYAGLGHAQRFPDYWELFSPKSGPAGSVNAFDSIKPEKTTQLDFGVNYKDADLEAWASGYIGVVRDYILFDYTPTMMGMSTSRAENIDARIMGGELGAAYKLTDNWKADATLAYAWGKNSSDGKALPQMPPLDARFGLTYSEDNWSAGALWRVVAAQNRIDQNKGNVVGKDYDKSSGFGVFSLNGAYRINKNWKVSTGVDNLFGKAYAEHLNLAGNAGFGYPANDPQAINEPGRTLWTKVDMSF, from the coding sequence ATGTCCAGGTTTTCTGCTGTCCCACGCCCGGGTTGTGCCCCGGCGTCCTTTGCCCTGAACGAATCCCGCGTTCGTTTCAGGCACGCTACCGCCGTCCTTTGCGGCGTCCTGCTTTCCCCGCTGGTTCACGCCGATGAACACACCGGCCATGCTGACGAACTGAGCCCGACGGTGATCACCGCCATCGCCCCGAGCTCGCCGCTGACCATCGTCACCAATCCGAAAGATCCGCGCCAACCGGTGCCGGCCAGCGACGGTGGCGACTACCTGAAGACCATTCCCGGCTTCGCCCTGGTGCGCAACGGCGGCACCAACGGTGATCCGGTGCTGCGCGGGATGTTCGGTTCGCGTCTTAACATTCTCACCAACGGCAGCATGATGCTCGGTGCCTGCCCCGGCCGGATGGACGCGCCGACCTCGTACATATCGCCCGAGACCTACGACAAACTCACCGTGATCAAAGGCCCGCAAACCGTGCTCTACGGACCGGGCGCCTCGGCCGGCACGATCCTGTTCGACCGCGAGCCGGAAAGCTTCGGCGAACTCGGTACCCGCGTGAATGCCAGCGTGCTGGCGGGCTCCCACGGCCGCTTCGACAAAGTCGTCGATGCGGCGGCCGGCGGATCGCTGGGCTATGTGCGGGTGATCGGCAACACCGCGCAGTCCGACGACTACCGCGACGGCAACAACGACATCGTTGCCTCGCGTTATGACAAGTGGAACGGCGACGTGGCGCTGGGTTGGACTCCCGATGCCGACACCCTGATCGAACTCACCGCCGGCAAGGGCGACGGCGAAGCGCGCTACGCCGGACGCGGCATGGACGGCTCACAGTTCCTGCGCGAAAGCCTCGGTCTGCGCTTCGAGAAATCCAACATCACCGATGTACTGGAGAAGCTCGAAGCCCAGGTCTACTACAACTACGCCGACCACGTGATGGACAACTACACCCTGCGCACGCCGTCCGGCACCGGGATGATGGCAGGTCCCATGGCGTCCAACGTCGACCGTCGCACCCTCGGCGCACGGATCAAGGCCACCTGGCGCTGGGCCGACATCCAGCTGATCACCGGGCTCGATGCGCAGACCAACGAACACCGTCAGCGCAGCGGCATGGGCATCGATACCTACAAGGATCAGCCGTACACCAAGGACGCCGACTTCCATAACTACGGGGTGTTCAGCGAGATGACCTGGTACGCCGCCGACCGCGACCGGCTGATTACCGGCGCCCGGGTCGACCGAGCCTCGGCCAAGGATTACCGCCAGACCACCGGCTCGGGAATGATGTCTCGCCCGAATCCGACTGCCGGCGATACCCGAGCCGACACCCTGCCCAGTGGCTTCATCCGTTACGAGCATGACCTCGCCGACAGCCCGACCACGCTCTACGCCGGCCTCGGCCACGCACAACGATTCCCCGATTACTGGGAACTGTTTTCGCCCAAGTCCGGCCCGGCGGGTTCGGTCAATGCGTTCGATTCGATCAAACCGGAAAAGACCACTCAGCTGGACTTCGGCGTGAACTACAAGGACGCCGATCTCGAAGCCTGGGCCTCAGGCTACATCGGCGTGGTGCGCGACTACATCCTGTTCGACTACACCCCGACGATGATGGGCATGAGCACCTCCCGCGCCGAGAACATTGACGCGCGGATCATGGGCGGTGAACTCGGCGCCGCCTACAAACTCACCGACAACTGGAAAGCCGATGCGACCCTGGCCTACGCCTGGGGCAAGAACAGCAGCGACGGCAAGGCCCTGCCGCAGATGCCGCCGCTGGATGCACGTTTCGGCCTCACCTACAGCGAAGACAACTGGAGCGCCGGCGCACTGTGGAGGGTGGTTGCCGCGCAAAACCGGATCGACCAGAACAAGGGCAACGTGGTCGGCAAGGATTACGACAAGAGTTCGGGCTTCGGCGTGTTCTCGCTCAACGGTGCCTACCGGATCAACAAGAACTGGAAGGTCAGTACCGGCGTCGACAACCTGTTCGGCAAGGCTTACGCCGAACACCTCAACCTGGCAGGCAACGCCGGGTTCGGCTATCCGGCCAACGACCCGCAAGCCATCAACGAGCCGGGGCGCACGCTCTGGACCAAGGTGGACATGAGTTTCTAA
- a CDS encoding PepSY-associated TM helix domain-containing protein, whose amino-acid sequence MTQPKPNFYNLAWRWHFYAGLFVAPFMVMLALTGIIYLFKPQLDSLMYSSLLNVPAGHHTVPADDLLQKVRSAYPQGQVTQYLPPANAERSAQFVVKNAGHELNVFVDPYHGDILGEQDAKQNLQALARAIHGELMIGTVGDRLIELAAGWGVVLVVSGVFLWWPRGQAAGILWPRLNSRGRVLWRDLHAVTGFWGAALLLVMLLSGMTWTGFWGKQYAQVWNVFPAAMWNNVPTSDVEAGSLNNAARQTVPWAMENTPMPMSGDHAEHMAHGGMQHGPAAPSIRLQDVQNIAIERKVEPGYSITLPTTSTGVFTIAVFADDPRNDATLHVDQYTGKVLADVRFEQYGAVARATEIGVMLHEGKMFGTFNQIIVLLICLMILLSAVSGVVIWWKRRPQGKFGVPPLRHDLPKWKTGVAIMLVLAVVFPLVGASLVVVWLLDRLLLSRLGRQTESASTSS is encoded by the coding sequence ATGACACAGCCCAAACCGAATTTCTACAACCTGGCCTGGCGTTGGCATTTTTATGCCGGACTGTTCGTCGCGCCATTCATGGTGATGCTGGCCCTGACCGGCATCATTTACCTGTTCAAGCCGCAGCTCGATTCACTGATGTACAGCAGCCTGCTGAACGTCCCCGCCGGACATCACACCGTGCCGGCCGACGACCTGCTGCAAAAGGTCAGAAGCGCTTATCCACAAGGCCAGGTCACCCAGTACCTGCCACCGGCGAACGCCGAGCGCAGTGCGCAATTCGTGGTGAAGAATGCCGGCCATGAGCTGAACGTGTTCGTTGATCCGTACCACGGCGACATCCTCGGCGAGCAGGATGCCAAGCAGAACCTGCAGGCGCTCGCCCGGGCGATCCACGGCGAACTGATGATCGGCACCGTCGGTGACCGGCTGATCGAACTGGCCGCCGGGTGGGGCGTGGTGCTGGTGGTGTCCGGGGTTTTCCTGTGGTGGCCGCGAGGTCAGGCAGCGGGGATTCTGTGGCCACGCCTGAACAGTCGCGGTCGCGTGCTGTGGCGTGACCTTCACGCGGTCACCGGGTTCTGGGGCGCGGCACTGCTGCTGGTGATGCTGCTCAGCGGCATGACCTGGACCGGCTTCTGGGGCAAGCAGTACGCCCAGGTGTGGAACGTGTTCCCGGCGGCGATGTGGAACAACGTGCCGACCTCCGACGTCGAGGCCGGCAGCCTGAACAACGCCGCGCGCCAGACCGTGCCGTGGGCGATGGAAAACACGCCAATGCCGATGTCCGGTGACCACGCCGAACACATGGCCCACGGCGGCATGCAACACGGCCCCGCCGCGCCGAGCATCCGCCTGCAGGATGTGCAGAACATCGCCATCGAGCGCAAGGTCGAGCCGGGCTACAGCATCACCCTGCCGACTACTTCCACCGGTGTGTTCACCATTGCGGTGTTCGCCGACGACCCGCGCAACGACGCGACCCTGCACGTCGATCAGTACACCGGCAAGGTGTTGGCCGACGTGCGTTTCGAGCAGTACGGCGCGGTTGCCCGGGCCACCGAGATCGGCGTGATGCTCCACGAAGGCAAGATGTTCGGCACCTTCAACCAGATCATCGTGTTGCTGATCTGCCTGATGATCCTGCTCAGCGCCGTCAGCGGCGTGGTGATCTGGTGGAAGCGTCGGCCCCAGGGCAAATTCGGCGTGCCGCCGCTGCGCCACGATCTGCCGAAGTGGAAAACCGGCGTGGCGATCATGCTGGTGCTGGCGGTGGTGTTTCCGCTGGTGGGGGCTTCGCTGGTGGTGGTGTGGTTGCTGGATCGGCTGCTGCTGTCGCGCCTGGGCCGACAAACTGAATCTGCCTCAACTTCATCATGA
- a CDS encoding TonB-dependent receptor, whose translation MNKYLLSSLCLFALNNSAHADNAPLTLPTGTITALANDDQTVSLTTPTSAGSRLNLSAMETPASVESLSGEQVRTRGDRSVQDAVSRSTGISRTGTPGDGGTSLQARGFTGQSSVMQLYDGNRMYTGMGTVTFPVDTWSVERVDVLRGPASVLYGEGATGAVVNMIPKKPFAGEIENHVRVGYGSFDSQQQSFDSGGSLTDTLSYRLNLNRLRSNGWVDRGDSSSDFISAALRWQATDDLIFTLAHDYGDQRPQNDFGTPLINGQLKDSLRNKNYNVRDDKQHYNDQWTRLTTDWQINDAVSASNELYYLKAQRRWQNAENYNFDADSQQLSRSGYFGIGHKQEQVGDRQTFTFKHSLFGLDSQTVTGVDYNRIRFQLDSNSPFNDVLPSGKPLDRYHPQIGYFESADPYRDQFDSTTRQMSVFAENRTQLSERWSLVTGVRRDYVHVDRNNLVDGSQSDKTLTGNNWKAGLVFALTQDTSFYGQVATSTDGVGGLISLSPSQQQYDLSTARQTEIGLKQLFWDQRGEFTLAAYRIVKKKLLTDDPGNPTLKQQVGQQSSNGLEASLDLQLPNAWQLQANAAIVKAKYDDFEEVIGGVPVSRNGNRPVDVPRRTANLWLSKALTDDLKAGAGVRYVDARYADMANRNELPSYTVVDATLSWKALRNTTLGLQVNNLFDRTYAQSQYNEGQQWILGEPRSFFVTADYTF comes from the coding sequence ATGAACAAGTACCTCTTGTCCAGCCTCTGTCTGTTCGCCTTGAACAACAGCGCCCACGCCGACAACGCCCCGCTGACGCTGCCCACCGGCACCATCACCGCCCTGGCCAATGACGACCAGACTGTCAGCCTGACCACGCCGACCAGTGCCGGCTCGCGCCTGAACCTCAGCGCGATGGAAACCCCAGCCAGTGTCGAAAGCCTGAGCGGCGAACAAGTCCGCACCCGTGGCGACCGCAGCGTGCAGGACGCGGTGTCGCGCAGCACCGGCATCAGCCGCACCGGCACGCCGGGCGATGGCGGCACTTCGTTGCAGGCCCGGGGTTTTACCGGACAGAGTTCCGTGATGCAGTTGTATGACGGCAACCGCATGTACACCGGCATGGGCACCGTGACCTTCCCGGTCGACACCTGGTCGGTGGAGCGCGTCGACGTGCTGCGCGGCCCGGCCTCGGTGCTGTACGGCGAAGGCGCGACCGGCGCGGTGGTCAACATGATCCCGAAGAAGCCGTTCGCAGGCGAAATCGAAAACCATGTGCGGGTCGGCTACGGCTCGTTCGACAGCCAGCAACAGTCGTTCGACAGCGGCGGCTCGCTGACCGATACCCTGAGCTATCGCCTCAACCTCAATCGCCTGCGCAGCAACGGCTGGGTTGATCGCGGCGACTCGTCCAGCGACTTCATCAGCGCCGCCCTGCGCTGGCAGGCCACTGACGACCTGATCTTCACCCTTGCCCACGATTACGGCGATCAGCGCCCGCAGAACGACTTCGGCACACCGCTGATCAACGGCCAGTTGAAAGACAGCCTGCGCAACAAGAACTACAACGTGCGCGACGACAAGCAGCACTACAACGATCAATGGACGCGCCTGACCACCGATTGGCAGATCAACGACGCGGTCAGCGCCAGCAACGAGCTGTACTACCTGAAAGCCCAGCGCCGTTGGCAGAACGCCGAAAACTACAACTTCGACGCTGACAGTCAGCAGCTCAGCCGCAGCGGCTACTTTGGCATCGGCCACAAACAGGAGCAGGTCGGCGACCGCCAGACCTTCACCTTCAAGCATTCGCTGTTTGGTCTCGACAGCCAGACCGTGACCGGCGTCGATTACAACCGCATCCGCTTTCAGCTCGACAGCAATTCGCCGTTCAACGATGTATTGCCGAGCGGCAAGCCGCTGGATCGGTATCACCCGCAGATTGGCTATTTCGAGAGCGCCGACCCCTATCGCGATCAGTTCGACAGCACCACCAGACAGATGTCGGTGTTCGCCGAAAACCGCACGCAACTGAGCGAGCGCTGGTCGCTGGTGACCGGTGTGCGCCGCGACTACGTGCACGTGGATCGCAACAACCTGGTCGACGGCAGCCAGAGCGACAAGACCCTGACCGGCAACAACTGGAAGGCCGGGCTGGTGTTCGCGCTGACGCAGGACACCTCGTTCTACGGCCAGGTCGCCACCAGCACCGACGGCGTCGGCGGCCTGATTTCCCTGAGCCCGAGTCAGCAGCAATACGACCTGTCCACCGCGCGGCAAACCGAGATCGGCCTGAAGCAGCTGTTCTGGGATCAGCGCGGCGAGTTCACGTTGGCGGCATATCGCATCGTGAAGAAGAAGCTGCTGACTGACGACCCGGGCAACCCGACGCTCAAGCAACAGGTCGGCCAGCAATCGTCGAACGGCCTGGAGGCCAGCCTCGATCTGCAACTGCCGAACGCCTGGCAACTGCAGGCCAACGCCGCAATCGTGAAGGCCAAGTACGACGATTTCGAAGAAGTGATCGGCGGCGTGCCGGTGTCGCGTAATGGCAATCGCCCGGTGGACGTGCCACGGCGCACTGCCAATCTGTGGCTGAGCAAGGCGCTGACCGATGATCTGAAAGCCGGCGCCGGTGTGCGTTATGTCGATGCGCGTTATGCCGACATGGCCAATCGCAACGAGCTGCCGAGTTACACCGTGGTCGATGCGACGCTGTCGTGGAAAGCCCTGCGCAACACCACGCTGGGGTTGCAGGTGAACAATCTGTTTGACCGGACGTATGCACAAAGCCAATACAATGAGGGGCAGCAGTGGATTCTGGGTGAGCCTCGTTCGTTCTTTGTCACGGCTGACTACACCTTCTAG
- a CDS encoding DUF2946 domain-containing protein, producing MRPRSARSSVQRRQTEHLTRGSWIALFAMLMIFIGPLISQSMPMDQHASTSMPMSMDMSMDMPGMDHAGHGAQPSAEHCPPQSSHHVLWEKCGYCSLLFNCPALTSGGSFATFSIPLVNTFTPPSPRLGHARQTFFPGARTRAPPVAA from the coding sequence ATGCGCCCGCGCAGCGCCAGGTCGTCCGTGCAACGCCGTCAGACTGAACACCTGACCCGCGGCAGCTGGATCGCCCTGTTCGCCATGTTGATGATCTTCATCGGCCCGCTGATTTCCCAGTCGATGCCGATGGATCAGCACGCCTCGACCTCCATGCCGATGAGCATGGACATGTCGATGGACATGCCGGGCATGGATCATGCCGGGCACGGTGCACAGCCCTCGGCGGAACACTGCCCGCCGCAATCCTCGCACCACGTGCTGTGGGAAAAGTGCGGCTATTGCAGCCTGCTGTTCAATTGCCCGGCGCTGACCAGCGGCGGCAGCTTTGCCACTTTCAGCATTCCACTCGTCAACACCTTCACCCCACCCTCCCCGCGTCTGGGCCATGCCCGGCAGACCTTCTTCCCCGGCGCCCGCACCCGCGCCCCGCCCGTCGCAGCGTAA